Proteins encoded within one genomic window of Elusimicrobiota bacterium:
- a CDS encoding cyclic nucleotide-binding domain-containing protein, producing MLKNLRKLLYDPTLQAKKDFLRSLELFKDLKDRELAELAQALHCRVYRQGEVLFQEGDIGRALFILESGSVELSRRRPDGAGQPLYKLKPGEFFGEMALLEQLPRAATAQAAEDSRLYLLYLSKLESLIQEHPRLGIQVMTHLAQLLSARLRRATIGATASHASS from the coding sequence TTGCTCAAAAACCTCAGAAAGCTCCTTTACGACCCGACTCTTCAGGCCAAAAAGGACTTCTTAAGAAGCCTGGAGCTGTTCAAGGACTTGAAGGACCGGGAATTGGCCGAGCTCGCCCAGGCCCTCCATTGCCGCGTTTACCGGCAGGGAGAGGTACTGTTCCAGGAAGGGGATATCGGCCGGGCCCTCTTCATCCTGGAGTCCGGGTCCGTGGAACTCTCCCGCAGGCGCCCGGACGGCGCCGGCCAGCCGCTTTACAAGCTCAAGCCCGGCGAGTTCTTCGGAGAGATGGCCCTTTTGGAGCAGCTCCCGCGCGCGGCCACGGCCCAGGCGGCCGAGGATTCTCGCCTTTACCTTCTCTACCTCTCCAAGCTCGAATCCCTGATCCAGGAGCATCCGCGCCTGGGCATCCAGGTCATGACCCACCTGGCCCAACTTCTCTCGGCGCGCCTGCGCCGAGCCACGATCGGAGCCACGGCTTCCCACGCCAGCAGTTGA